The sequence CGCCTTGCTGTTTATACTTATTTGTGTTATAATGCATGTATAACATTAAGACTTATGATACACATTGTACACATTATACACAGTCACCACGACTGTTTCGCTCGAATAGGAGATGGCCACCCCAGGGGGAGGAGAATATTAccccttattttttttaaatatcttaatccatccaatataattattactccCTCATAAATTATAGTCGCAATCTTCGGTTgagcaaatttttttattattttgcatccccccacaatttttttttcaaattcaagcaCCGGTTGTCTCGTACCTCACGCGCAATAACATGTGTGATGTGTTTTCTACGATATAACCTACGCAGTGCGTCCCTAGAAAATGTGGAAACTCTGTCTAACGGCTATCGGTAGCGGGACGGGGAGATTAAGATAACGTGTAGCCGTCATAgattaatatgacaatattatcgCAGCAAGTTTGATTGACGAGGGATTTAATGACGGCTCCGATCCAGAGTATTTATTAGGGCTATTGAGatggattttataaattataaacgtatataattaaGTACCATGGAATATAGGTATGTCACgctatgcatatattttatttacactctaaagaaataaagttttaaaaaagactatttaaaaaaacgtgTTAATTGAAAGGCCACTTTTTACCATGTCGGTATatgggtaaatataataataatataagtaagtaaCTAGGCAAACACTATTAAAAGGTATtggattgaaatttgaaatatttatcgaTAATAGAAATTAACCATTAGGTATCCGTTGATAGGTCTACTATATACTAAACAAATTAGGTGTAAAGtacataatcattttattttcgttGTTTGACataaatttgatgatattaggtactctaaataattataataatttaatgttattaggtattgtgagtttttttactgtaatacaataatattataataatttacatatgcACCTAAACGGgctaaacttaaataaatctttttttattggaaaagGCACCGCTTCTATGCTCTCCTGTATCCACGTATCTTGGGCTCGCcgatgttttctttttttctcaTTAAACAAGCAGGAAAAAGGAAATCGATAGTAGTTAGTCGTAAGCAGTGTTCAgacttatctagatgaatatctagataattatttgttcatattttatcttatctaaataaattcatctagatacattttttattgatagaaaTCACGAGATTgcactacatttttaaatatttatacagattctcaaacaaagtttatggtttataaataatgtaattatttttatttatatcattataattattattatgttcctagtgcccaactaaaatataccaaaatttataaccatttaaaaaataattgtatcttttttttatctagataaaaaagtatttatctttatctttatctagataaagataagttaagttatcttttatctccatctagatacatttgagttgcattatctttatctttatctagataaaaaaatacttacctaaTCCGAACACTGGTCGTAAGGTTTACAGTCAAACGTAATACATACCGTCACGTCATGTACGAAGCAAtcaactttatacattttactataatatattattttgtgattgataaattattttattatacgaccacgtcttaaattataataatactaatatataggtactatcacAACATTCGCCATCATGTCTTATGGCCGCCATTTAAGTTTACTGTTCCTAGACATTCGGTacgtagatatattttaatacatccgacttgctctctctctctctctctctctctctctatcgtCTGTTTTAGATTCGTACGACAATGTCGTAACGCCAAACGCATgtatggtaataataacaaaattacaatttaataatatatgcgtaataatattattatcattatgctCGCACACGTACGCGCCTAAGCCCTAAGCTCGACTCGACgtgcaatcataataatatgagctGCAGTCGTATTACACTGtgtactatcataatattatgctgtgcaCTTTTGCAATTTCAAACGTGTCACGAAAATATGGAACAATgtgacgtatattattattacgtccgTTGCGATTTCGAAAACGGACATCATTCCAATAACATTATAGTGCTGCTGTTGTGCTACACAATAATAcgtttatatagtaatatacgcGCGTCTCTCGCAAAGGCTCGTACAGACGACTTTTGACCGATGACCCTTTGCAGTGCAACTTCGTAGAAGTTCACGCGTAGTACGTAGAAACGGTCAGAACGAACGTCTATATGGTCGTCCTGGACTATACGACTAAAATAATTACCTGTCTGTAACAgctattattaggtactattctTTTGTCCGGCGATTACCCTCCGCCCTGTGCGCTTGTACGCCATATTATGCCTTTCACCGAaactgtaagtataatatataatattatatctacctacacAAAGTATATACAGTTGGCTAGGTCCTTTGGCGCGCACAACGGACCGACGGAGGAAATGAGTTTTCACATATAGCGCTCCCGTACTacgtataataatgatgataataataataatgtataaacatcCTGCAGCAGCGTATTATTATTGACCACCGATGtccgttaaaaaaataactgtgcgCCGGCGGCCCGCCACGCCACGCGACGGCTCGCGAATAGAAAATTCCATACAATATTCATAAGTTAATCTTCCCGGCCCCCTCGGGAAcggatttaaaaacaaacagtgtactgaaataattataaggGTGTTTTATGTGCGCGTATAGAGAATATGACGGCGGGGTGAGTGTGAGGGGGGGTCGGAGGAGCGCCTCGTGTGATGAAATTCtcgaatttataaataaatttcactGCGACCTGCGCGAGCGCCGATATTATTTCGTTTCGTGTAAATTAGCCCAATGTGGCGACGTGTCCTGCTCGACGACTGGGAGATTTGCATAATTGCCCGATGGCCTTTGACCGATAACACTGCGTATGCAAGCGAAACCACAATTATACAAAGCCACGTGTGTTTAGTACCTAATTACCgatattataacatacctatgCATGGCATATACCGTACGCGACCAGATCTGGTTATAGGAAGTCGGCCACGCTCCGATCGCGTATACCTACGctgaaatataaatcataactaACACACGCCGCACaccacatacataatataaaaattatgcaaaacACATTTCGAATACAGAGGACGATTGCACATTTAATCGTGAACCAGAAaatgtctgaaaaaaaaatgaggaATTTTTTCCTCGACCTCCAGTACGATGGGTGTTACACGAGACCAATATATCTAACACGACGCCGTGATAATATTGCAGGTTGAATAAAGATAAGCCGAGCAATCttgaactataataaattaataactataactaaCCTGACCTAACCCATCGGATAACTgcgactataaaataaatatatatcatatttgatacgagttaatattattataacgttagttttaatatattattatgacgataaGGACAGTGATAAACTGATGGCGGTTTAGTGCTCACCGGTAGATTTCACaaagtctaaaaaaatattatcgtgtgctaaaattataagtattgatTCAAATTTACACTAGGTACGTACTATTGATTGCCAAGTTTGATAATTGGATGTCTCTGGTATTACAtagaaattagtttaaaataaaaaaacaccaaGACCTCTGCAAGacctagaaaaattaaatttagacaGTACCAATCCGTTTTACAATATTctcacaaaagtaaaaaaaatataaaacaaagtttaaatataactttgaaATCAACTTATTTCGTGCCTTTGTGGTTTCTTGATATCAATCAATAAGTTATTTTCAgtcaattgataataatatattacatctaCCACGTTACGTCGTTATTCATTCGTTGTACCTACGTcattcataaattgtatatttttatccatataataaatacgCCAACTGTTTGTATCTATAACTCAACccgtaacattttaaattttctttttacagACTTTACCATTATCCATAgcattatgattttattttgtcccaatttttaactaaataccAATCTTCACAGTTGATTTATTGTGCTTAAAATTGTCTCAAATCTCCAAGCATGGTGttcatattaacataataatatgcaagcaGATTGTCtaattgtaggtactataaatttaatcatacaattcgacaataattaagtaggtatctcAATAATACGGCTGTTAGTTCTTACAGTGctcaaattcattaaaaacgGTAAGATcgcattcccccccccccccaaccaaaaaaaaaaaacttaccaaTCATTTTCTACAATACTGaccacatattatttattatacattattgtatttcaaatatatttttttttttgtgtttcgtTATCCGACGTCATCCCAGTGCCAAGTGCCCTCAAGTCTCAAAAACGAAAAACGTTACTCATTATTCCTTGACACATTCCCCGAGACGGAACCCCGTTcgcaataaaaacaaataaataaaataatcttactTGTACTCGCTCATATACCGACACATGTTCGTCGTGTGTGTAATCAAGTTTCAGGCAATCGTGTGGAAAGTTCATCAAGCAAAAATGGTTCGACAACGCGGTGCTCACGTTTATAGCGTTGAACTGCATCACTTTGGCCATGGAGAGACCGAACATACCGCCGGACAGCAAAGAGCGGACGTTTTTGGGCACGGCCAATTACGTTTTCACCGTGGTGTTTGCGCTCGAGATGTTTGTCAAAGTAAAATTGCCCTCTTTTCGGATTACAATTTATTTGCCGACCTAATCCGATTGCGTCTGTTGTtggtatcaatattattaccgtctgtttttttttctgtttctcCTCCACACAGGTCGTAGCCGCGGGCATGTTCTACGGCACGGAACCGTATTTCAAGTCCGGTTGGAACATCATGGACGGATTGCTCGTGGTCGTGTCCATCATAGATCTGCTCATGTCACTGATCTCCGAGAGCAGCCCAAAGATATTTGGAATACTAAGGGTGAGTGCATACGATTTACAGCTGCCGGCATAGCGACGATACGTGACCGatatttacatgttattatattttttatcctacgACCGTGgtagatatataggtaatgtctATAGACTCAGGGGTGGATTGGCCCAGATAGCACCCCGGGCCCTCATTAATTATGATCCAATTACCACTGTCGGACCCtttcttaaatgtttattattgttgtgacgTATAGAGAATACTATTTCCTAATTCTTGTAAGtttcaaagaaaataatatactggACCCTAATTAATTGTTCGCCCTGGACCAAAAATAGATAGTCCCCGTCtagagtacctataggtatatgtttgccgtataatatgaaaaagtcACGTGGCCGTTGTCGTAAATGTGAAATAGAACTACGTTTATCGATCGGATTCTCGTATTTACGAAATCTAAGAAACGCCTTGCACgtttcaattattgttattattattattataactctctctctctctctctctctttctctctgttatattatataatttaataatgttatgtaatatttcacagaattagattttttttttgacaaatccATAACACATCGTGTAATCAAAACGTGTTAACTATTCTGTTCGCAGGTGTTTAGACTGTTAAGATCGCTGAGGCCGTTGAGAGTGATCAACAGAGCCCCGGGCCTAAAATTAGTGGTACAGACACTACTTTCGTCTTTAAGGCCAATAGGCAATATTGTACTgatttgttgtacatttttcataattttcggTATTTTAGGAGTTCAAGtgagtacattattattattattattattattataaaatagataactttTGTTGAAACTTGTTATACAACCTTTTGAATGCATGGTTGTCAGGCAATGAATGTAATATGAAAATGcgttttatttcaatttgtttttcgttgtataaattattgtaaaaaaaaattttaaccaaTACTAACttatcaaaataactaaaatttaaatttaaatagtctATTATACTTTAACCTTTAACAATTGTTAATTaacacttataattataaagagaACAGTTTATCTTTTGTACAGTTTTAGACCTAAAAGCTAGAAATAATTTGGACGTTTTAGAATTAA is a genomic window of Acyrthosiphon pisum isolate AL4f unplaced genomic scaffold, pea_aphid_22Mar2018_4r6ur Scaffold_18005;HRSCAF=18680, whole genome shotgun sequence containing:
- the LOC100574930 gene encoding voltage-dependent T-type calcium channel subunit alpha-1G-like, with translation MERPNIPPDSKERTFLGTANYVFTVVFALEMFVKVVAAGMFYGTEPYFKSGWNIMDGLLVVVSIIDLLMSLISESSPKIFGILRVFRLLRSLRPLRVINRAPGLKLVVQTLLSSLRPIGNIVLICCTFFIIFGILGVQVSTLLLLLLLL